A genome region from Nocardia sp. NBC_01730 includes the following:
- the rplW gene encoding 50S ribosomal protein L23, which translates to MTTIADPRDILLAPVISEKSYGLIEEGTYTFLVHPDSNKTQIKIAVEKVFGVKVTSVNTANRQGKRKRTRFGYGKRKDTKRALVTISADSKPIEIFGGPVA; encoded by the coding sequence GTGACCACCATCGCCGACCCCCGCGACATCCTGCTGGCGCCGGTCATCTCGGAGAAGTCCTACGGACTGATCGAGGAAGGCACCTACACCTTCCTGGTGCACCCGGACTCGAACAAGACGCAGATCAAGATCGCCGTCGAGAAGGTCTTCGGTGTGAAGGTCACCAGCGTCAACACCGCCAACCGTCAGGGCAAGCGCAAGCGGACCCGCTTCGGTTACGGCAAGCGCAAAGACACCAAGCGCGCGCTCGTGACCATCTCGGCCGACAGCAAGCCCATCGAGATCTTCGGAGGCCCGGTCGCGTAA
- a CDS encoding helix-turn-helix domain-containing protein yields the protein MGRAIVWNQVRSGRLRYNFRLYRTVGSGRSRRRRSGCARVVFNDALRVRQWAREAGLACLSDGAVDTVDRGEENSGDGLGCRNYRRLFYNEL from the coding sequence TTGGGCCGCGCCATAGTCTGGAACCAGGTTCGGAGTGGACGGCTTCGATACAACTTCCGCCTGTATCGCACGGTGGGCAGCGGCAGAAGTCGGCGAAGGCGTTCGGGGTGCGCGAGGGTGGTGTTCAATGATGCTTTGCGGGTGCGGCAGTGGGCACGGGAGGCGGGGCTGGCGTGCTTGTCGGATGGAGCTGTCGACACGGTTGACCGAGGCGAAGAGAATTCCGGGGATGGGCTCGGCTGTCGGAATTATCGGCGGTTGTTCTACAACGAGCTTTGA
- the rplB gene encoding 50S ribosomal protein L2, which produces MAIRKYKPTTPGRRGASVSDFAEITRSTPEKSLLRPLSKSGGRNAHGRITTRHRGGGHKRAYRVIDFRRLDKDGVPAKVAHIEYDPNRTANIALLHYVDGEKRYIIAPKGVTQGTPIESGPTADIKPGNNLPLRNIPTGTTIHNVELRPGGGAKMARSAGMSIQLLGKEGPYATLRMPSGEIRRVDVRCRATVGEVGNAEQSNINWGKAGRMRWKGRRPTVRGVVMNPVDHPHGGGEGKTSGGRHPVSPWGQPEGRTRKPNRPSDKLIVRRRKTGKKR; this is translated from the coding sequence ATGGCAATTCGTAAGTACAAGCCGACTACGCCGGGCCGTCGTGGCGCCAGTGTCTCGGACTTCGCGGAGATCACCCGGTCGACGCCCGAGAAGTCGCTGCTGCGTCCGCTGTCCAAGAGCGGTGGTCGTAACGCCCACGGCCGCATCACCACTCGTCACCGTGGTGGCGGGCACAAGCGGGCCTACCGTGTCATCGACTTCCGTCGCCTGGACAAGGACGGCGTCCCGGCCAAGGTCGCGCACATCGAGTACGACCCGAACCGGACCGCGAACATCGCGCTGCTGCACTATGTGGACGGCGAGAAGCGCTACATCATCGCCCCCAAGGGTGTGACGCAGGGCACGCCGATCGAGTCCGGCCCCACGGCCGACATCAAGCCGGGCAATAACCTGCCGCTGCGCAACATCCCGACCGGTACCACCATCCACAACGTGGAGCTGCGTCCGGGCGGCGGTGCCAAGATGGCCCGTTCCGCGGGCATGAGCATCCAGCTGCTCGGTAAGGAAGGCCCCTACGCCACGCTGCGTATGCCCTCCGGTGAGATCCGTCGCGTCGACGTGCGCTGCCGCGCCACCGTCGGCGAGGTCGGCAATGCCGAGCAGTCGAACATCAACTGGGGCAAGGCCGGCCGCATGCGCTGGAAGGGTCGTCGCCCCACGGTCCGTGGTGTCGTCATGAACCCGGTCGACCACCCGCACGGTGGTGGTGAAGGCAAGACCTCCGGTGGTCGTCACCCGGTCTCGCCGTGGGGTCAGCCGGAAGGCCGCACCCGCAAGCCCAACCGCCCGAGCGACAAGCTCATCGTCCGCCGCCGCAAGACCGGCAAGAAGCGCTGA
- the rplC gene encoding 50S ribosomal protein L3, whose translation MTDNKNRPAAGILGTKLGMTQVFDDKNRVVPVTVIKAGPNVVTQIRTVERDGYSAVQVAFGAIDPRKVNKPVSGQFTKAGVTPRRHVAEIRVADASTFEVGQEINADVFEEGTYVDITGTSKGKGFAGTMKRHGFRGQGASHGAQAVHRRPGSIGGCATPGRVFKGMRMSGRMGNDRVTTQNLSVHKVDAENGLLLIKGAIPGRKGGVVIVKSAVKGGAHA comes from the coding sequence ATGACTGACAACAAGAACAGGCCGGCGGCTGGCATCCTGGGCACCAAGCTCGGCATGACCCAGGTCTTCGACGACAAGAACCGCGTCGTTCCCGTGACCGTCATCAAGGCCGGACCGAACGTCGTTACCCAGATTCGCACCGTGGAGCGGGACGGCTACAGCGCCGTCCAGGTCGCTTTCGGCGCCATCGACCCGCGCAAGGTGAACAAGCCGGTCTCCGGTCAGTTCACCAAGGCCGGTGTCACGCCACGTCGCCACGTCGCCGAGATCCGCGTCGCGGACGCCTCCACCTTCGAGGTCGGCCAGGAGATCAACGCCGACGTGTTCGAAGAGGGCACCTACGTCGACATCACCGGCACCAGCAAGGGCAAGGGTTTCGCGGGCACCATGAAGCGCCACGGCTTCCGTGGTCAGGGTGCCTCGCACGGTGCGCAGGCCGTGCACCGTCGCCCGGGTTCCATCGGTGGCTGCGCCACCCCCGGCCGCGTGTTCAAGGGCATGCGCATGTCGGGCCGGATGGGCAACGACCGCGTCACCACGCAGAACCTGTCGGTTCACAAGGTGGACGCCGAGAACGGCCTGCTGCTGATCAAGGGAGCGATCCCGGGTCGCAAGGGCGGCGTCGTGATCGTCAAGAGCGCCGTGAAGGGTGGTGCGCACGCATGA
- the rpsJ gene encoding 30S ribosomal protein S10: MAGQKIRIRLKAYDHEAIDASARKIVETVTRTGARVVGPVPLPTEKNVYCVIRSPHKYKDSREHFEMRTHKRLIDILDPTPKTVDALMRIDLPASVDVNIQ; this comes from the coding sequence GTGGCGGGACAAAAGATCCGCATCAGGCTCAAGGCCTATGACCACGAGGCGATCGACGCATCTGCGCGCAAGATCGTGGAGACGGTGACCCGCACCGGGGCACGCGTCGTGGGCCCGGTGCCGTTGCCGACCGAGAAGAACGTGTACTGCGTCATCCGTTCGCCGCACAAGTACAAAGACTCGCGCGAGCACTTCGAGATGCGTACGCACAAGCGCCTTATCGACATCCTCGACCCGACGCCGAAGACGGTGGACGCGCTCATGCGCATCGACCTGCCGGCCAGCGTCGACGTCAACATTCAGTGA
- the rpsS gene encoding 30S ribosomal protein S19 has translation MPRSLKKGPFVDDHLLAKVDVQNEKGTKQVIKTWSRRSTIIPDFIGHTFAVHDGRKHVPVFVSDNMVGHKLGEFAPTRTFRSHVKEDRKSKRR, from the coding sequence ATGCCACGCAGCCTCAAGAAAGGCCCGTTTGTCGACGACCACCTCCTCGCGAAGGTGGACGTACAGAACGAGAAGGGCACCAAGCAGGTCATCAAGACCTGGTCGCGTCGTTCGACCATCATCCCCGATTTCATCGGGCACACGTTCGCGGTGCACGACGGCCGCAAGCACGTGCCGGTGTTCGTCTCGGACAACATGGTCGGACACAAGCTCGGTGAGTTCGCGCCGACCAGGACGTTCAGGAGCCACGTCAAGGAAGACCGGAAGAGCAAGCGGCGATGA
- a CDS encoding hotdog fold domain-containing protein: MTKETVTYRGWKKLPDNRLGHALFSLGMVARVPYFGTVLPSVVRLEPGLCEVTSPKWFGIHNHLGTFHAIAACNLAEVAMGMLSEATVPTTHRWIPKAMNVRYLAKAETGLRAVAKLPEVPDFATITEGCDLVVPVSVYDKNGLEVVHADITNWVTPN, from the coding sequence ATGACGAAAGAGACCGTGACCTACCGCGGCTGGAAGAAGCTGCCGGACAACCGGCTGGGGCACGCCTTGTTCTCCCTCGGGATGGTGGCCCGGGTGCCGTACTTCGGCACCGTGCTGCCTAGCGTGGTCCGGCTGGAGCCTGGGCTGTGCGAGGTGACCTCGCCGAAGTGGTTCGGTATCCACAACCATCTGGGCACCTTCCACGCCATCGCGGCATGCAATCTGGCGGAGGTGGCGATGGGCATGCTCAGCGAGGCGACCGTTCCCACGACCCACCGGTGGATTCCGAAGGCCATGAACGTGCGGTACCTGGCCAAGGCCGAGACCGGGCTTCGCGCTGTCGCGAAACTGCCCGAGGTTCCGGACTTCGCGACCATCACCGAAGGTTGCGATCTGGTGGTGCCGGTGTCGGTCTACGACAAGAACGGCCTCGAAGTCGTGCATGCCGACATCACCAACTGGGTGACGCCCAATTGA
- the rplV gene encoding 50S ribosomal protein L22: MSEAKSNQTLLTAPSNLTARATAKHVRVTPMKARRVVDLVRGKRVEDALALLKFAPQAASEPVAKVVASAAANAENNLGLDPSTLVISTAYVDEGATMKRFQPRAQGRAFRIRKRTSHITIEVESIPTAGGSTRNRRKGGAK; encoded by the coding sequence ATGAGCGAAGCGAAGAGCAATCAGACACTGCTGACGGCGCCGTCGAACCTGACTGCGCGCGCGACCGCCAAGCACGTTCGCGTCACTCCGATGAAGGCACGCCGTGTCGTGGACTTGGTCCGCGGCAAGCGCGTCGAGGACGCCCTCGCCCTGCTCAAGTTCGCGCCCCAGGCCGCGAGCGAGCCGGTCGCCAAGGTCGTCGCCAGCGCCGCGGCCAACGCCGAGAACAACCTTGGCCTTGACCCGTCCACATTGGTCATCTCGACGGCTTACGTCGACGAGGGCGCGACCATGAAGCGGTTCCAGCCGCGTGCCCAGGGCCGTGCGTTCCGCATCCGCAAGCGCACCAGCCACATCACCATCGAGGTCGAGAGCATCCCCACCGCCGGTGGATCCACTCGTAACCGCCGGAAGGGAGGGGCAAAGTAA
- the rplD gene encoding 50S ribosomal protein L4 produces MTSVDTKKSDVEKSADLTLPVKEIGGKTNGTVELPAEIFGVTANIALMHQVVIAQLAAARQGTHSTKTRGEVSGGGKKPYRQKGTGRARQGSTRAPQFAGGGTVHGPQPRDYSQRTPKKMKAAALRGALSDRARNERIHIIAELVAGQTPSTKTAKSFLAELSDRKKFLVVVGREDIAAWKSVANLQNVQPIAPDQLNTYDVLNSDEVVFSVEALNTFVHGPAESAQDTAVAQEESK; encoded by the coding sequence ATGACCAGCGTGGACACGAAGAAGTCGGACGTAGAGAAGTCCGCCGACCTCACGCTGCCGGTCAAGGAGATCGGCGGCAAGACCAACGGCACCGTCGAGCTCCCCGCGGAGATCTTCGGCGTGACCGCCAATATCGCGCTGATGCACCAGGTCGTCATCGCGCAGCTGGCTGCGGCCCGTCAGGGCACGCACAGCACGAAGACACGCGGCGAGGTCTCCGGTGGCGGCAAGAAGCCGTACCGCCAGAAGGGAACCGGTCGCGCCCGTCAGGGCTCGACCCGTGCGCCGCAGTTCGCAGGCGGTGGCACCGTGCACGGCCCACAGCCGCGCGACTACAGCCAGCGCACCCCGAAGAAGATGAAGGCCGCCGCCCTGCGTGGTGCCCTGTCGGACCGGGCCCGCAACGAGCGCATCCACATTATCGCCGAGCTGGTCGCCGGACAGACGCCGTCGACCAAGACCGCCAAGAGCTTCCTGGCCGAGCTGTCGGACCGCAAGAAGTTCCTGGTCGTCGTCGGCCGCGAGGACATCGCCGCGTGGAAGAGCGTGGCGAACCTGCAGAACGTGCAGCCGATCGCCCCGGATCAGCTCAACACCTACGACGTGCTGAACAGCGACGAAGTGGTGTTCAGCGTCGAGGCTCTGAACACTTTCGTTCACGGCCCCGCGGAGTCTGCGCAGGACACTGCGGTGGCACAGGAGGAGAGCAAGTGA